One Streptomyces sp. P9-A2 DNA window includes the following coding sequences:
- the mtnA gene encoding S-methyl-5-thioribose-1-phosphate isomerase: MADQYAHSGDHQRPTDIPVIRWEEPPEGPVLVLLDQTRLPAEEVELVCTDAPALVEAIRSLAVRGAPLLGIAGAYGVALAAVRGFDVDDAAAALEGARPTAVNLGVGVRRALNAHRGVLARGGDLREAAGAALAAARQLHREDAEASARMARHGLALLDELMPGGGHRILTHCNTGSLVSGGEGTAFAVALTAHRAGRLRRLWVDETRPLLQGARLTAYEAARSGMAYTLLTDSAAGSLFAAGEVDAVLIGADRIAADGSVANKVGSYPLAVLARYHHVPFIVVAPVTTVDLRTPDGASIEVEQRPGHEVTEVTAPQVSMAGTEAGGGILVAPLGTQAYNPAFDVTPPELVTAIVTEEGAVSPVTAESLATLCARSRQVTNS, encoded by the coding sequence ATGGCTGATCAGTACGCACACAGCGGCGACCACCAGCGGCCGACCGACATCCCGGTGATCCGCTGGGAGGAGCCACCGGAAGGACCCGTTCTGGTGCTGCTCGACCAGACCAGGCTGCCGGCCGAGGAGGTCGAACTCGTCTGCACGGACGCCCCCGCGCTCGTGGAGGCGATCCGCTCACTCGCCGTGCGCGGTGCGCCACTGCTGGGTATCGCCGGGGCGTACGGCGTCGCCCTCGCCGCCGTGCGGGGCTTCGACGTGGACGACGCGGCCGCCGCGCTGGAGGGTGCCCGGCCCACCGCGGTGAACCTCGGGGTGGGGGTGCGCCGGGCCCTGAATGCCCACCGGGGTGTTCTCGCCCGCGGCGGAGATCTCCGGGAAGCGGCCGGGGCCGCGCTGGCCGCGGCACGGCAGCTGCACCGGGAGGACGCCGAGGCCAGCGCCCGGATGGCCCGGCACGGGCTGGCGCTGCTGGACGAACTGATGCCCGGCGGCGGGCACCGGATCCTCACCCACTGCAACACCGGCTCGCTGGTGTCGGGCGGTGAGGGCACGGCGTTCGCGGTGGCGCTGACCGCCCACCGGGCGGGCCGGCTCAGGCGGCTGTGGGTGGACGAAACGCGCCCGTTGCTGCAAGGTGCTCGCCTGACGGCATACGAGGCCGCCCGCAGCGGCATGGCGTACACGCTGCTCACCGACAGTGCGGCGGGATCGCTGTTCGCGGCGGGCGAGGTGGACGCGGTACTGATAGGGGCGGACCGCATCGCGGCCGACGGCTCGGTGGCGAACAAGGTGGGGAGTTATCCGCTCGCCGTGCTCGCGCGGTACCACCACGTGCCGTTCATAGTGGTGGCACCGGTGACGACGGTTGATCTCCGCACACCGGACGGGGCGTCCATCGAGGTCGAGCAGCGCCCCGGCCATGAAGTGACCGAGGTCACGGCACCGCAGGTGTCGATGGCCGGAACCGAAGCGGGAGGCGGGATTCTTGTGGCACCCCTGGGGACCCAGGCGTACAACCCGGCGTTCGACGTGACACCACCGGAACTGGTCACGGCGATCGTCACGGAGGAAGGTGCCGTCTCACCCGTGACGGCAGAGTCCCTGGCCACACTGTGTGCCAGGTCACGCCAGGTCACGAATAGCTAA